The following coding sequences are from one Hyphomicrobiales bacterium window:
- the secE gene encoding preprotein translocase subunit SecE, translated as MAKTNPFTFMQEVRQEVSKVVWPTRRETTVTTIMVFIMVFLAAIFFLAADQVLSFIVGQLLALGR; from the coding sequence ATGGCAAAGACCAATCCCTTCACTTTCATGCAGGAAGTGCGGCAGGAAGTGTCCAAGGTTGTGTGGCCAACACGCCGTGAGACGACTGTGACGACGATCATGGTCTTCATCATGGTGTTCCTGGCTGCCATCTTCTTTTTGGCTGCCGATCAGGTTCTGAGCTTCATCGTTGGCCAGCTTCTGGCACTTGGCCGTTAA
- the nusG gene encoding transcription termination/antitermination protein NusG, protein MALRWYIVHAYSNFEKKVAESIREGAQAAGLDALFDQILVPTEKVVEVRRGRKVDTERKFFPGYVLVRMEMTDEAYHLIKNTPKVTGFLGSDMKPIPISDAEAEHILNQVQEGVERPKPSITFDVGEQVRVSDGPFASFNGVVEEVDGERARLKVSVSIFGRATPVELEYGQVEKL, encoded by the coding sequence ATGGCATTGCGCTGGTACATTGTTCACGCCTACTCGAACTTCGAGAAAAAGGTCGCCGAGTCGATCCGTGAGGGTGCGCAGGCGGCTGGCCTGGATGCGTTGTTCGATCAGATTTTGGTGCCGACAGAGAAGGTCGTCGAAGTGCGTCGTGGCCGCAAGGTCGATACCGAGCGCAAGTTCTTCCCCGGCTATGTGCTGGTGCGCATGGAAATGACCGATGAGGCCTATCACCTCATCAAGAACACGCCGAAAGTGACCGGGTTTCTTGGCTCCGATATGAAGCCGATCCCAATTTCCGATGCTGAGGCCGAGCACATCCTCAACCAGGTGCAGGAAGGCGTGGAGCGTCCAAAACCATCGATCACGTTCGATGTCGGCGAGCAGGTGCGTGTTTCCGATGGTCCGTTTGCCTCCTTCAACGGTGTTGTCGAGGAAGTCGATGGCGAGCGTGCGCGTTTGAAAGTTTCAGTTTCGATCTTTGGCCGGGCTACGCCGGTCGAGCTCGAATATGGGCAGGTTGAAAAGCTCTAA
- the rplK gene encoding 50S ribosomal protein L11 translates to MAKKIAGYLKLQVPAGAANPSPPIGPALGQRGLNIMEFCKAFNAKTQEMEKGAPVPVVITIFQDKSFTFEMKTPPVSFFLKKAAKLQKGGSEPGRSTAGSITQAQLREIAEQKMTDLNATSVEGAMQMVAGSARSMGLKVEG, encoded by the coding sequence ATGGCGAAGAAGATCGCTGGTTACCTGAAGCTTCAGGTGCCTGCCGGTGCTGCCAACCCGTCGCCGCCCATCGGGCCGGCGCTTGGTCAGCGCGGTTTGAACATTATGGAATTCTGCAAGGCGTTTAACGCCAAGACGCAAGAAATGGAAAAAGGTGCACCGGTTCCGGTGGTCATCACCATCTTCCAGGATAAGTCGTTCACGTTCGAGATGAAGACGCCGCCGGTGTCGTTCTTCTTGAAAAAAGCAGCCAAATTGCAAAAGGGCGGTTCTGAGCCAGGTCGTAGCACGGCCGGTTCGATCACCCAGGCGCAACTGCGCGAGATCGCTGAACAGAAGATGACTGATCTCAACGCGACGTCTGTGGAAGGCGCCATGCAAATGGTTGCCGGTTCTGCCCGTTCGATGGGCCTGAAGGTGGAGGGCTAA
- the rplA gene encoding 50S ribosomal protein L1, translating to MARVSKRLKAADDGLNPDQLYPVDEAVAMVKERAKAKFDETIEVAMNLGVDPRHADQMVRGVVQLPNGTGKSVRVGVFARGEKADEAREAGADVVGAEDLVEIVQGSTIDFDRCIATPDMMGLVGRLGKVLGPRGLMPNPRVGTVTMDVANAVKNAKGGEVQFRVEKAGIVHAGVGKASFTAEQLAENVKAFADAVAKAKPSGAKGTYMQRAAVSSTMGRGVKIDVSSLSA from the coding sequence ATGGCACGTGTTTCCAAACGGCTAAAGGCCGCAGATGACGGCTTGAATCCTGATCAGCTCTATCCGGTGGATGAAGCTGTCGCGATGGTCAAAGAACGCGCCAAAGCAAAGTTCGATGAGACCATCGAAGTGGCGATGAACCTCGGCGTTGACCCGCGCCATGCGGACCAGATGGTGCGCGGCGTTGTGCAGCTTCCCAACGGCACCGGCAAGTCGGTGCGTGTGGGTGTGTTTGCACGCGGTGAAAAAGCTGACGAAGCGCGCGAAGCCGGTGCTGATGTGGTTGGCGCTGAGGATCTCGTTGAGATCGTTCAGGGCAGCACGATCGATTTCGATCGCTGTATCGCTACGCCTGACATGATGGGCCTGGTCGGTCGTCTCGGTAAGGTTCTTGGCCCACGCGGTCTGATGCCGAACCCACGCGTTGGCACGGTGACGATGGATGTCGCCAATGCCGTCAAAAACGCCAAGGGTGGTGAAGTGCAGTTCCGCGTTGAGAAAGCCGGCATTGTGCATGCCGGTGTCGGCAAGGCCTCGTTCACCGCTGAGCAGTTGGCCGAAAACGTCAAAGCGTTTGCCGATGCGGTTGCCAAAGCCAAGCCATCAGGCGCCAAAGGCACGTATATGCAGCGCGCGGCGGTGTCCTCGACCATGGGGCGCGGCGTCAAAATCGATGTTTCCAGCCTGAGCGCCTAA
- the rplJ gene encoding 50S ribosomal protein L10 produces MDRAEKREMVSTLNDVFASAGVVVVAHYGGLSVAKMTDLRAKMREAGGTVKVAKNRLAKLALDGTDAAHIADLFEGQTLIAYSDDPVAAPKVASAFAKDNEQLVLLGGAMGATHLDANGVKALATMPSLDELRAKIVGMIQTPATRIAQVVNAPAGGLARVVQAYADKGEAA; encoded by the coding sequence GTGGATAGAGCGGAAAAGCGCGAAATGGTCTCCACGCTGAACGACGTGTTTGCGTCGGCCGGCGTTGTGGTCGTTGCCCACTATGGTGGTCTTTCCGTTGCCAAAATGACCGATCTTCGCGCCAAAATGCGTGAAGCCGGTGGCACGGTCAAAGTCGCCAAAAACCGCCTTGCAAAGCTGGCTCTTGACGGCACGGACGCGGCGCACATTGCCGATCTGTTTGAAGGGCAAACACTGATTGCTTATTCGGACGATCCGGTGGCGGCGCCAAAGGTGGCCAGCGCATTTGCCAAGGATAACGAGCAACTCGTTCTTCTGGGCGGTGCAATGGGCGCCACACACTTGGACGCCAATGGCGTCAAAGCGCTGGCAACGATGCCGTCGCTTGATGAACTGCGTGCGAAGATCGTGGGTATGATTCAAACCCCGGCAACGCGTATCGCGCAGGTCGTCAATGCACCGGCTGGTGGGTTGGCACGTGTGGTCCAAGCCTATGCTGACAAGGGCGAAGCGGCGTAA
- the rplL gene encoding 50S ribosomal protein L7/L12 — protein MANLEQLVDDLSNLTVLEAAELSKMLEEKWGVSAAAPVAVAAAGGAAGGAAEAAEEKDEFDVVLTAAGDKKINVIKEVRAITGLGLKEAKDLVEGAPKPVKEGVAKAEAEELKKKLEEAGASVELK, from the coding sequence ATGGCAAATCTTGAACAACTCGTGGACGACCTGTCCAACCTCACCGTTTTGGAAGCTGCTGAGCTTTCCAAGATGCTCGAAGAAAAGTGGGGCGTTTCCGCCGCTGCTCCAGTGGCTGTTGCCGCTGCTGGCGGTGCAGCTGGTGGTGCTGCAGAAGCTGCTGAAGAAAAGGACGAGTTCGACGTCGTCCTGACTGCAGCTGGCGATAAGAAAATCAACGTCATCAAAGAAGTGCGTGCCATCACCGGTCTTGGCCTGAAAGAAGCCAAGGATCTGGTTGAAGGCGCACCGAAGCCTGTCAAGGAAGGCGTTGCCAAAGCCGAAGCTGAAGAGCTGAAGAAGAAGCTCGAAGAAGCTGGTGCTTCGGTCGAACTGAAGTAG